In a genomic window of Myotis daubentonii chromosome 18, mMyoDau2.1, whole genome shotgun sequence:
- the LOC132220645 gene encoding ral guanine nucleotide dissociation stimulator-like isoform X2, protein MVPTARAHRLAKLVEYLVPAFLGRDPTFVPTFLWSYRAFATTQQVLDLLLTRAIISILGMWLDQFPQDFFQPPDFPGLVTLLAYLELNFPGSALERQAQLLLSEPESREPTDAEEPAPEPDKKRPQEATPTPVASPEPEWAPGTAFTDLHEAEEPPAACGQLPSAPARPVVPGPGLQPV, encoded by the exons ATGGTGCCGACCGCCCGGGCACACCGGCTGGCCAAGCTGGTGGAGTACCTGGTGCCTGCcttcctgggcagggaccccaccTTCGTCCCCACCTTTCTCTGGAGCTACAGAGCTTTCGCCACCACCCAACAGGTGTTGGACCTACTGTTGACAAG ggccatcaTCTCCATCCTGGGCATGTGGCTGGACCAGTTCCCTCAGGACTTTTTCCAGCCCCCAGACTTTCCGGGCCTGGTGACGCTGCTGGCCTACCTGGAGCTCAACTTCCCGGGCTCAGCCCTGGAGCGCCAGGCCCAGCTGCTCCTTTCAGAGCCCGAGAGCCGCGAGCCCACAGACGCAGAGG aaccagctccagagcCAGATAAAAAAAGACCTCAGGAGGCAACGCCGACACCCGTGGCCTCTCCGGAGCCAGAGTGGGCTCCGGGCACAGCTTTCACTGACCTTCACgaggcagaagaaccacctgctGCGTGTGGGCAACTCCCCTCAGCTCCTGCGAGGCCTGTGGTCCCCggtcctgggctgcagcctgtgTAG
- the RFX5 gene encoding DNA-binding protein RFX5: MTEQALRVSGQIGAAPASQKKENKATHEPAGPGPWGWAGVKVAASSRPHARMAEDEPDTKSPKPAGRAPSGGAEAGEPTTLLQKLRGTISKAVQNKVEGILQDVQKFSDNDKLYLYLQLPAGPSTGDKSSEPSTPNNEEYMYACKWIRNHLEEHTDTCLPKQSVYDAYRKYCESLAYCRPLSTANFGKIIREIFPDIKARRLGGRGQSKYCYSGIRRKTLVSMPPLPGLDLKGSESPEMGPEVTPAPRDELVEAACALTCDWAERILKRSFSSIVEVARFLLQHHLISARSAHAHVFKAMGLAEEDERAPRERTSKSKNGVENLEGGAPKKPERPTQPPQELEPRAGAGPSAHGERKKTVVESPAPAANNPQVNALMARLPLLLPRAPRPVIQQIAVSPPIVAPKLSPGTLKLTALPVSGRVRGTQAAVPIINMILPTVPALPGPGPGPGPGPVQAPPGGLTQPLGTENREVGIGGDPGPHDKGVKRTAEGTMSETNGQDPPAKAAKQDIEDTGSDAKRKRGRPRKKSGGSRERNSAPDKSAAATASAQSSRLPRETWATREESNSAGGSERPGPVGKAEKGTVLAQGQEDGAVSKGKGPSSSSRHAKGGEDKIPLVSPKVSVIRASRSHKEALHLGKGEVDTIAQGNKDLKGHMLPGSSSHEQKDPKATPP; this comes from the exons ATGACAGAGCAGGCCCTCCGAGTATCCGGGCAGATCGGGGCTGCTCCAGCcagtcagaaaaaagaaaataaagcaacgcACGAGCCCGCCGGGCCAGGACCGTGGGGCTGGGCTGGAGTGAAGGTGGCTGCGAG CTCCCGCCCTCATGCCAGGATGGCCGAAGACGAACCCGACACCAAGAGCCCGAAGCCCGCGGGCCGGGCCCCCTCAGGCGGTGCCGAGGCGGGGGAGCCCACCACGCTTCTGCAGAAGCTCCGGGGTACCATCTC GAAGGCCGTGCAGAACAAAGTAGAGGGAATCTTG CAAGATGTACAGAAATTTTCAGACAATGACAAGCTGTATCTCTACCTTCAGCTCCCCGCAGGGCCCAGTACTGGAGACAAAAG CTCAGAGCCAAGCACACCTAACAATGAGGAGTACATGTATGCCTGCAAGTGGATCCGAAACCACCTGGAAGAGCATACTGACACCTGTCTACCAAAGCAAAGCGTTTATGATGCCTATCG gAAGTACTGTGAGAGCCTCGCTTATTGCCGCCCACTCAGCACAGCCAACTTTGGCAAAATCATCAGAGAGATCTTCCCTGACATCAAGGCCCGAAGGCTTGGTGGCCGGGGTCAGTCCAA ATATTGCTACAGTGGCATACGAAGAAAGACCTTGGTATCTATGCCACCCTTGCCTGGCCTTGACCTAAAGGGCTCTGAGAGT CCAGAAATGGGCCCAGAAGTAACCCCAGCACCTCGGGATGAACTGGTTGAggcagcctgtgccctgacctgtgactGGGCAGAGCGAATCCTGAAACGGTCCTTCAGTTCCATCGTTGAGGTCGCCCGCTTCCTGCTACAGCATCATCTCATCTCTGCCCGATCTGCACATGCCCATGTGTTCAAGGCCATGGGGCTTGCCG AAGAGGATGAACGTGCCCCTCGGGAACGGACATCTAAATCTAAGAATGGTGTGGAGAACCTAGAGGGTGGAGCCCCAAAGAAACCAGAGAGACCGACCCAG CCTCCTCAGGAGCTGGAACCCCGAGCTGGGGCTGGTCCCTCAGCACACGGAGAACGGAAGAAGACTGTAGTAGAGAGTCCGGCCCCAGCAGCCAATAACCCACAGGTTAATGCCCTGATGGCCCGGctgcctctgctcctcccccGGGCCCCTCGCCCAGTTATTCAGCAAATCGCCGTCTCTCCACCCATTGTGGCTCCCAAGCTTTCTCCAGGCACTCTGAAATTGACTGCCCTGCCTGTGTCCGGTAGAGTTAGGGGAACCCAGGCAGCTGTGCCCATCATTAATATGATCTTACCAACTGTTCCTGCTTTGcctggacctggacctggacctggacctggaccTGTGCAAGCTCCACCTGGGGGGCTCACTCAGCCCCTGGGCACAGAGAATAGGGAGGTCGGCATAGGTGGTGACCCAGGACCTCATGACAAGGGTGTCAAGAGGACAGCCGAAGGAACTATGAGTGAGACCAATGGGCAGGACCCACCAGCAAAAGCTGCAAAGCAGGATATAGAGGATACAGGAAGTGATGCCAAAAGAAAACGGGGGCGCCCTCGAAAAAAATCAGGTGGAAGTAGGGAAAGGAATTCTGCCCCTGATAAGTCAGCAGCTGCCACGGCCTCTGCCCAGTCCTCAAGGTTACCACGGGAGACGTGGGCTACTAGAGAGGAAAGCAACTCAGCTGGAGGGTCAGAGAGGCCAGGGCCAGTGGGAAAGGCCGAGAAGGGGACGGTGCTTGCCCAAGGTCAGGAAGATGGTGCTGTTTCTAAAGGAAAGGGCCCCAGCTCCAGTTCCCGCCATGCCAAAGGAGGGGAAGATAAAATTCCTCTTGTCAGTCCAAAAGTGAGTGTCATCAGGGCCAGCAGAAGCCATAAGGAGGCTCTTCATTTGGGAAAGGGAGAGGTGGATACTATAGCACAGggtaataaagatttaaaagggCATATGCTTCCAGGTTCCTCATCCCATGAGCAGAAAGACCCCAAAGCAACGCCCCCATGA
- the LOC132220645 gene encoding ral guanine nucleotide dissociation stimulator-like isoform X1, with amino-acid sequence MVPTARAHRLAKLVEYLVPAFLGRDPTFVPTFLWSYRAFATTQQVLDLLLTRYGCIFPYAEEDGGPVDQQKKAIISILGMWLDQFPQDFFQPPDFPGLVTLLAYLELNFPGSALERQAQLLLSEPESREPTDAEEPAPEPDKKRPQEATPTPVASPEPEWAPGTAFTDLHEAEEPPAACGQLPSAPARPVVPGPGLQPV; translated from the exons ATGGTGCCGACCGCCCGGGCACACCGGCTGGCCAAGCTGGTGGAGTACCTGGTGCCTGCcttcctgggcagggaccccaccTTCGTCCCCACCTTTCTCTGGAGCTACAGAGCTTTCGCCACCACCCAACAGGTGTTGGACCTACTGTTGACAAG GTATGGCTGCATCTTCCCGTATGCTGAAGAGGATGGTGGGCCTGTggaccagcagaaaaa ggccatcaTCTCCATCCTGGGCATGTGGCTGGACCAGTTCCCTCAGGACTTTTTCCAGCCCCCAGACTTTCCGGGCCTGGTGACGCTGCTGGCCTACCTGGAGCTCAACTTCCCGGGCTCAGCCCTGGAGCGCCAGGCCCAGCTGCTCCTTTCAGAGCCCGAGAGCCGCGAGCCCACAGACGCAGAGG aaccagctccagagcCAGATAAAAAAAGACCTCAGGAGGCAACGCCGACACCCGTGGCCTCTCCGGAGCCAGAGTGGGCTCCGGGCACAGCTTTCACTGACCTTCACgaggcagaagaaccacctgctGCGTGTGGGCAACTCCCCTCAGCTCCTGCGAGGCCTGTGGTCCCCggtcctgggctgcagcctgtgTAG